From the genome of Natronococcus sp. CG52:
GGCTCCGGGAAGCTCTGGCTCCGACGTGCATTCAATCTCCGTTACATCTTCAACTATCGCACCGTGACGGTCATGAATGTCTGCTGTTGCGTGTTCGACCTCGACGAACGTTCCAGAGGATTGTTCACCCGCTATCGCATCGGCGGCTTCGACGAGCGAATACGGCGTTTCGATACGATACCGTGCCTCGAATCGGTTCTCGGTCATAACATTGATGAACGGTTTACAACTATAAAGGCTGTGTGAACGGGAATTAGACGAAGCGATGTTGTGGTTCCTCTCCTGCGAGCAGCAACTCCAGGTCGCTGGCGATAATCTTCGATCCGTTGAGGACCGCATCGCGAGTGGATCCGGCCGTGTGTGGAGAGAGCCACGCGTTCTCGATGTCCAACAGCGGATGGGATTCGGGGAGCGGTTCCTCGTCGAACACGTCAAGTGCAGCCCCACCGATCTCTCCCGATTCGAGGGCATCAACTATTGCATCGGTGTCGACCAGCCCGCCTCGAGCAGTATTCACCAGTAAGCCGGTTTCTTTCATTTGGCTGAATTCAGCTTCGCTGAGCAAGTTCTTCGTATCCTTGGAGAGCCGAGCGTGAAGCGTTACGATATCAGCCCCACCAAGCAATTTGTCGAGTGACGCGGACGAGACGCCGTGATCTGCAAAAACTTCGTCGTCGACGAACGGATCATATGCAACGATATCCGGGCCAAATCCAGCCCAGCGTTTTGCAACCTGCCGACCGATGTTTCCAAATCCAATGATGCCGATAGTAAGACTCTTGAGGTCTCGCGGGAGGTTCTCCGGATTGAACTCTAAGGCCCACTCACCGTGGTTCGTGGTTTCGACGAAGTAGGGAATTCGTCGGTGAACAGAACAGGCGAACGAGACGGCGTAATCTGAGACGGCGTTTGCGTTTCGACCTGGGGCATGAAGGACCGTCACGTCGTGTTTCTCTGCCGCTTCGAGGTCGATGTTTTCGACTCCACCGCGGGCAGCGCCGACGACTTCCAGATCATCTCCCGCCTCGAAGACTGCTTGAGAGACCGGCGCTTTGTGTACTACAAGGTACTCGACACCGTCAAGATTCGAGACGATCTCGCTTGCATCGTAGTCGTTTGGACCGCGTTCTTCCATATCCATCGTCACATCGCGGAACTTGGACGCGGACGAATCGCTGTGCCAGTCAGTCCGTTCGAACGTTACACCCTGTCCTTCGAGGAAGGACATCGACTCGTACATATATTCACTCGGCTGCTGTGGATCGCCGCACAGGAGACAGTGTTTATTTCCCATCAATTCGATCTGACTGGGACCTAACTTAATTGTTGCCATATCTGGCGTAGCGATCGAATTGAATCTTCGAAGATGGGTTTGTGTTGCTCGTACAGGGACACCAGTTCAGGATCCGGTTCGTGTCGACGAGCAAGGTCGACCATATGCTCAACCGCTGTGGTGTGGTCCGAGTGGGTACCAACCGCGATAGCAGCGCTGATCGCCGCGCCGCGCGCACCGGCTTCTTCTCCGGCCGGAATGAGGACGTTTTCGTCGAGACAGTTCGCGAAGATCCCGCTCCAGATCTCGCTTCGTGCGCCACCACCTCCCAATCGAATTTCGTCAATACCGGTCGGCCCTATCAGATTTACCAGATTCAAACTTTGTGCTAACGCAACTCCCTCGTAGATCGAACGGAGCATATGTGCTTTCGTATGGTCCGTCGTTAACCCGTAAAAGCCACCGCGGTCAGACGGATTGTCGGTTGATCCTTCGAGGTATGGATAAAAGAGGAGCCCTTCCGCACCTGGCGGGGTTTCGGTGACAATCTGGTTACTTAGTTCGTACAGGTTCACCCCCTCAGCCGACGCTCGTTCGCGCCATTCGTGGCCAGCTTCGTCGAGGAACCAGTCCAGACACGCCGTTGCCGATCGGTTCCCCTTATACGAGATCCAGTGGTCTTCAAGAAAGCGCCGATCGAGCCCTGAACTGCAGTCTTCGGAGGTCGTCGGTTCCTCACGGATGACGATACTCTGACCCCACGTTCCGAGAATAAGCACGCATTGTCGTGCTCTGTGCGCGCCGACCCCGAGTGCGGTCGCGCCGATATCATGTAATCCGGATGCGACGGGGATCCCCTCAGGAAGTCCAGTCTCACGGGTCGCTTGCGACGACACTTCCCCGCACGATTCCCAACTGGGAACGACGGCCGGAAGCGCTTCGATGCACTCCTCGAGACCGAGTGCCTCGAATACCCCCTGATCGTACGATTCCGATTGCGGGTCGTAGAAAACGCTGGCTTCCATTTCGTCCGTACAGATCGTTTCAGTCAGGCGGTACTTGAGGTAATCCTTACAGAACAACAGGTGGTGGATCCGCTCATATGACTGCGGTTCGTGTTTTTTGAGCCACGCCAGGAGCGACAGTGGATCCGCTGCGAAGGGCCGGTACCCGAGCCGCCGGTCGATCGTTTCGGCGGTTCCGTCGGTTTCCCACTGGTCCATGAGGTCCGTTGCCCGACTGTCGGTAGATTTGATACCGGGGCGGACGGGGTTTCGCTCGGTGTCAAGTGCGTACAGTCCGTGTCCGTGTCCAGCAACGCCGATTCCAGTGATGTTGTCAGAGTGAACAGGTCCGTCTTCGATCACTTCGCGAATTGTCGTCGTCGTCACATCCCATAGGGTTTCGAGTTCGACTTCGTGCTGATTCGGAGCGGGATGGGTAACTGGTGTTTTCCGGTCTGCCACCGCCAGCTCCTCTCCGTCTGGGGTGAACAGCACCGATTTCGTTTTTGTCAAGCCGGCGTCGATACCAAGGATACACTCGGTTTGTTTGTGCTCGGAACTCATTTGTAAACGCTGTTCTGTGCACTTCCGGAAGTAGTCGCGATTTCATTGTATACGTCTGCGATCCGCTCGCGCACCAGCTCTCCGACAACCTGCGGGTTGAAATCGGATTTGCGGGGGGACCACTTGCTGTCCGCGAAAAACGTTGCCCGGTCGTCCGCCGTGTCTTCCGGCGGGACGATCGAATCGGTGTGCTCTTGGTAGAATTCACACGCGGTGCGTGCGTGTTCGTACTGGAAGCGTGTGTTCGTATTAAGCTTGCAAACCCCCGTTTTCATGAGCTCTGAAACCTGATCGGGGGTGAGTCCGGAGGATCCGTGAACGACCAGTGGTATGTCGAGACCGTGATCTTGCAGCGCCTCGTTGATTTCGGCTGCGAGGTCGACTCGGAGATCGAGATTATGTCCCTTCGAGACGCCGTGTTCGGTTCCAATGGACACGGCGAGGAGATCGCAGCCAGATCGGTCGACAAACTCGACGGCTTCTTCTGGATCGGTGTACAGTGCCTCTTCGGTCGTTTCACCGCTTTCCGTACCTGCGATCACTCCGAGTTCTGCCTCGACGAGTATTGGCTCGTCTCGCTCGTCAATACAGTCGACGACCGTTGCCGTTCGTTGGATATTCTCTTCGAGGGGATACTCGGATGCGTCGATCATTATTGACGACGGATTACTCGCCGTAATCGACGCGTCAAGCATCGCCGCATCTTCCACGTCAATGTGATCGACGTTCAGAAAGACCCCAACGTCGATATCTTTGGCAAGTTCCTCTAAATACGTCTCGATAATTCTGAGTCCTGCCGTCGCGTCCCCATTTCCGACGTATTCGGCGGTGTCGCGTTTTACTTGCAAAACAATGTCCGAGTTCGCTTGCTCTGCACCCATCAGCTGCCCGACCAATATATCTAGATGAGTGATATTGCTGGCGATAAACCCGTAGTTCCCTTCCTTCGCTCTTCTATAGACGTCAGCAAGAGCTTCACCTCGTTTGTATGGCATAGATAATCCATATCCCATAAATTAAAAAAAAATTATGGTCTTGGTTGCGCCCTCCGAATCAAATTGAAATACACTCTTATAGAGTCCGAACGGATCGGTCCAAAATTCGCCATTAGACGCACTTGAGGAGAGATTTCAACTAATCCTAGAAAATATAGATAGATAGTCAGTGATTTTACTTAGGGGGGTGTTGAAGACGATGGTATGTCGTCAAAGACAATCGGATTTATCGGCCTCGGAATCATGGGTAGTCCAATGGCAAAGAACCTCCTGAGTGCTGGATACGACGTTATCGGACACAATAGATCACAAGGTCCGGTCAACGATCTCGTTGATTCCGGGGGTGCACCAGCTGACAGCGCCAAAGAAGCCACCGAAAACGCAGACGTGATTATCACATGCCTTCCGAATACTGACACCGTATCCGAAATAGTTCACAGCGAAGAAGGGATACTTTCGGGCGTCTCCGGCGGAGAGACCGTCATCGACATGTCCACGATTTCACCGGTTGAAACGGAAGAAATCGCCGATGCGTTAGCCGAACACGACGTCGACATGCTTGATGCCCCGATTAGTGGCGGCGAAGAAGGAGCGATCGACGGCTC
Proteins encoded in this window:
- a CDS encoding NAD(P)-dependent oxidoreductase; the encoded protein is MGNKHCLLCGDPQQPSEYMYESMSFLEGQGVTFERTDWHSDSSASKFRDVTMDMEERGPNDYDASEIVSNLDGVEYLVVHKAPVSQAVFEAGDDLEVVGAARGGVENIDLEAAEKHDVTVLHAPGRNANAVSDYAVSFACSVHRRIPYFVETTNHGEWALEFNPENLPRDLKSLTIGIIGFGNIGRQVAKRWAGFGPDIVAYDPFVDDEVFADHGVSSASLDKLLGGADIVTLHARLSKDTKNLLSEAEFSQMKETGLLVNTARGGLVDTDAIVDALESGEIGGAALDVFDEEPLPESHPLLDIENAWLSPHTAGSTRDAVLNGSKIIASDLELLLAGEEPQHRFV
- a CDS encoding FGGY-family carbohydrate kinase encodes the protein MSSEHKQTECILGIDAGLTKTKSVLFTPDGEELAVADRKTPVTHPAPNQHEVELETLWDVTTTTIREVIEDGPVHSDNITGIGVAGHGHGLYALDTERNPVRPGIKSTDSRATDLMDQWETDGTAETIDRRLGYRPFAADPLSLLAWLKKHEPQSYERIHHLLFCKDYLKYRLTETICTDEMEASVFYDPQSESYDQGVFEALGLEECIEALPAVVPSWESCGEVSSQATRETGLPEGIPVASGLHDIGATALGVGAHRARQCVLILGTWGQSIVIREEPTTSEDCSSGLDRRFLEDHWISYKGNRSATACLDWFLDEAGHEWRERASAEGVNLYELSNQIVTETPPGAEGLLFYPYLEGSTDNPSDRGGFYGLTTDHTKAHMLRSIYEGVALAQSLNLVNLIGPTGIDEIRLGGGGARSEIWSGIFANCLDENVLIPAGEEAGARGAAISAAIAVGTHSDHTTAVEHMVDLARRHEPDPELVSLYEQHKPIFEDSIRSLRQIWQQLS
- the fba gene encoding class II fructose-bisphosphate aldolase, yielding MPYKRGEALADVYRRAKEGNYGFIASNITHLDILVGQLMGAEQANSDIVLQVKRDTAEYVGNGDATAGLRIIETYLEELAKDIDVGVFLNVDHIDVEDAAMLDASITASNPSSIMIDASEYPLEENIQRTATVVDCIDERDEPILVEAELGVIAGTESGETTEEALYTDPEEAVEFVDRSGCDLLAVSIGTEHGVSKGHNLDLRVDLAAEINEALQDHGLDIPLVVHGSSGLTPDQVSELMKTGVCKLNTNTRFQYEHARTACEFYQEHTDSIVPPEDTADDRATFFADSKWSPRKSDFNPQVVGELVRERIADVYNEIATTSGSAQNSVYK